One Microlunatus soli genomic window carries:
- a CDS encoding DUF5998 family protein: MQASTTIRQELRSDIESCGYFPDLVEDGVVLAAGDEQIQGFVVHHEPTFDRDEIHRHLTVLLLTPTRLIVGHTDDHPAEAGVQRTFASSSTESVALGKVNTVVLSRVVPDPEGFGAAGRRANGGADDVYETWLSIGWGAMRRLDLEPAACTDPNCEADHGYTGNLVADDLTIRMSAAADGPERVARLIRFGTELQRATGR; this comes from the coding sequence ATGCAGGCATCGACGACCATTCGGCAGGAGCTGCGCTCCGACATCGAGTCGTGCGGCTACTTCCCCGATCTGGTCGAGGACGGCGTCGTGCTGGCGGCCGGTGACGAGCAGATCCAGGGCTTCGTCGTGCACCACGAGCCGACCTTCGACCGGGACGAGATCCATCGCCATCTGACGGTGCTGCTGCTGACGCCGACCCGGTTGATCGTCGGCCACACCGATGACCATCCGGCCGAGGCCGGGGTGCAGCGGACCTTCGCGTCCTCGTCGACGGAGTCGGTTGCGCTGGGCAAGGTCAATACGGTGGTGCTGTCCCGGGTGGTGCCCGATCCCGAGGGCTTCGGAGCCGCCGGACGACGGGCCAACGGCGGCGCCGACGACGTCTACGAGACGTGGTTGTCGATCGGCTGGGGAGCGATGCGCCGGCTGGATCTCGAGCCCGCGGCCTGCACCGACCCCAACTGCGAGGCCGACCACGGCTACACCGGCAACCTGGTCGCCGATGATCTGACCATCCGGATGAGTGCGGCCGCCGACGGACCGGAGCGAGTCGCCCGGCTGATCCGGTTCGGCACCGAACTGCAACGGGCTACCGGTCGATGA
- a CDS encoding GNAT family N-acetyltransferase codes for MPADPNANPPGYPVGWEADVVLSDGGLARLRPIKPSDAAMLVDFYARVSDESKYLRFFAPYPRLSDRDVDRFTTVDYVDRVAFILTVGERMIGVGRYERLEDDRAEVAFLVEDAQQGRGIGQLLLEHLAEAARERGITGFVADVLPENERMAQVFADAGYKVNRAYEDGVLNVEFPILPSDTSVGVMERREHRAEGASVRRMLNPERVVVLGDGDRAQTIVTSMLSGGYRGELVAVSTDRTPIAGVPTSPSLATVDGSIDLVIASIPRDDLGAAVIDAAHKGAHAIVVLTGADIGISDSGRVVSLARAYGIRALGPDALGLINTSSDVALTAIPGPMPRAGSVGLFCQSAAIGVAMLAPAIRQHLGVSSFISTGEYADVSGNDVMQYWEDDEDTAVCLMSLDTLGNPRKFTRIIRRLARRKPVVVYAPGRARRIASAPDHTRLAHASEAAVDALFRQSGVIVVGRREEMIGIAQVAARQPLPAGPRTQLVTNSETLAHQLTQTVSGSGLLSAGDPLLLPPGAPVEQIVELAGGALADDSCDAVLCAVVGVFGSDPHRARWGLEDLAAESTKPLLAAFLDFTDFDDPPQGPDVGQSLPIFEAPADAIRALAAISAYAHWRQRDPGAVPLLDGVDTPAAKRVINGALTTAPEGRRLTDDEAAGLLSAYGIELVRQRRVDTLDQAIDAAAGYGWGVVLKATAEKVRGRPDLASVFRNLDGPDAMKRAWLDLTGLVDDLGLDTDGGLAAAAPVVQPMVAPGVPLRITSREDAAFGPIVEIGLAGIASDLLGDTAYRVPPLTTVDAAAMVRDLRAAPTLFGLHGSPGVDVSLVEDLLHRVGQLSDDLPQLSSLLLTPCIATRTGLSVLGARIEVAPSNDQRDPLAREL; via the coding sequence GTGCCCGCCGACCCCAACGCCAACCCGCCGGGATACCCCGTCGGCTGGGAAGCCGACGTGGTGCTCAGCGATGGCGGGCTGGCTCGGCTGCGGCCGATCAAACCCAGCGATGCCGCGATGCTGGTCGACTTCTACGCCCGGGTCTCCGATGAGTCCAAATACCTCCGCTTCTTCGCGCCCTACCCGCGGCTCAGCGACCGCGACGTGGACCGGTTCACCACCGTGGACTACGTCGACCGGGTCGCCTTCATCCTGACCGTCGGTGAACGGATGATCGGCGTCGGCCGCTACGAGCGACTCGAGGACGACCGGGCCGAGGTCGCCTTCCTGGTCGAGGATGCCCAGCAGGGCCGGGGGATCGGCCAGCTGCTGTTGGAGCATCTGGCCGAGGCAGCCCGGGAGCGGGGCATCACCGGCTTCGTCGCCGACGTGCTGCCGGAGAACGAGCGGATGGCCCAGGTGTTCGCCGACGCCGGCTACAAGGTCAATCGGGCCTACGAGGACGGTGTCCTGAACGTCGAGTTCCCGATCCTGCCGTCCGACACCTCGGTCGGTGTGATGGAACGCCGCGAGCATCGCGCGGAGGGAGCGTCGGTGCGGCGGATGCTCAACCCCGAACGGGTGGTCGTGCTCGGCGACGGGGACCGTGCGCAGACCATCGTCACCTCGATGCTGTCCGGCGGCTACCGCGGTGAGCTGGTCGCGGTCAGCACCGACCGGACACCGATCGCCGGCGTCCCGACCAGTCCGTCGCTGGCCACCGTCGACGGCAGCATCGATCTGGTGATCGCCTCGATCCCGCGTGATGATCTTGGTGCTGCGGTGATCGACGCGGCGCACAAGGGCGCGCACGCGATCGTGGTGCTGACCGGTGCCGACATCGGGATCAGCGACAGCGGCCGGGTGGTCAGCCTGGCCAGGGCGTACGGGATCCGCGCGTTGGGTCCGGACGCGCTGGGCTTGATCAACACCAGCTCCGACGTCGCGCTGACCGCGATCCCCGGGCCGATGCCGCGGGCCGGAAGTGTCGGACTGTTCTGCCAGTCGGCCGCGATCGGGGTGGCGATGCTGGCGCCGGCGATCCGTCAGCATCTCGGGGTGTCGTCGTTCATCTCCACCGGCGAATACGCCGACGTCAGTGGCAACGACGTGATGCAGTACTGGGAGGACGACGAGGACACCGCGGTCTGCCTGATGTCGTTGGACACGTTGGGCAACCCACGCAAGTTCACCCGGATCATCCGCCGGTTGGCGCGCCGCAAGCCCGTCGTCGTGTACGCCCCCGGACGGGCCCGCCGGATCGCTTCCGCGCCGGACCACACCCGGCTGGCGCACGCCTCCGAGGCCGCCGTCGACGCGCTGTTCCGGCAGTCCGGCGTGATCGTGGTCGGCCGGCGTGAGGAGATGATCGGGATCGCCCAGGTCGCGGCCCGGCAGCCATTGCCGGCGGGGCCGCGGACCCAGCTGGTCACCAACTCCGAGACGCTGGCCCACCAGCTCACCCAGACCGTCTCCGGCAGCGGTCTGCTGTCGGCCGGTGATCCACTGCTGCTGCCGCCGGGCGCGCCGGTGGAGCAGATCGTCGAGTTGGCCGGTGGCGCGCTGGCCGACGATTCCTGCGACGCGGTGCTGTGCGCGGTGGTCGGGGTCTTCGGTTCCGATCCGCACCGGGCGCGCTGGGGGCTGGAGGACCTCGCAGCCGAGTCGACCAAGCCGCTGCTGGCGGCGTTCCTGGACTTCACCGACTTCGACGACCCGCCGCAGGGGCCCGACGTCGGACAGTCCTTGCCGATCTTCGAGGCACCGGCCGATGCGATCCGCGCGTTGGCCGCGATCAGTGCCTACGCGCACTGGCGGCAACGCGACCCGGGAGCCGTACCGCTGTTGGACGGGGTCGACACACCGGCCGCCAAACGAGTGATCAACGGGGCACTGACGACGGCTCCGGAGGGGCGCCGACTGACCGACGACGAGGCCGCCGGTCTGCTGTCGGCGTACGGGATCGAGCTGGTCCGGCAGCGCCGGGTCGACACCCTGGACCAGGCCATCGATGCCGCCGCCGGCTACGGCTGGGGTGTGGTGCTGAAGGCGACCGCCGAGAAGGTCCGCGGCCGTCCCGATCTGGCCAGCGTGTTCCGCAACCTGGACGGGCCGGACGCCATGAAACGGGCCTGGCTGGATCTGACCGGCCTGGTCGACGATCTCGGTCTGGACACCGACGGCGGTCTGGCCGCCGCCGCGCCCGTTGTGCAGCCGATGGTCGCGCCCGGAGTGCCGCTGCGGATCACCAGCCGGGAGGACGCGGCCTTCGGCCCGATCGTGGAGATCGGGCTGGCCGGGATCGCCAGTGACCTGCTCGGTGACACCGCCTACCGGGTGCCGCCGCTGACTACTGTCGACGCCGCGGCGATGGTCCGCGACCTCCGGGCGGCGCCGACCCTGTTCGGCCTGCATGGCAGCCCGGGCGTCGACGTGTCACTGGTGGAGGACCTGCTGCATCGGGTCGGCCAGTTGTCCGACGATCTGCCACAGCTGTCCAGCCTGCTGCTCACGCCGTGCATCGCGACCCGGACCGGATTGTCGGTGCTGGGCGCCCGGATCGAGGTCGCCCCCAGCAACGACCAACGCGACCCGCTGGCCCGCGAACTCTGA
- a CDS encoding family 43 glycosylhydrolase, producing the protein MINLRQLLIIAVAAASMISFALLPVAAAPPSGPASAAASTYRNAVSDAFSDTFADPSVIQGKDGWWYAFATADPLYEGQPSGAMHIARTKDWSHWDYRGTVFDDDNRPSYAEPDAGLWAPDIRYIDGRYVLYFTVTDTTLNDGGDPGVGVATADSPEGPWQPTDEPIIAPRERDDGSFLGTIDPAGFTDVDGQNYLYFGGYNGGFWGTKISSDGLTTESGDYTQVTATDRYEGGYVVRHDGWYYFMGSSANCCAGPATGYTVYTGRSRSPLGPFTDAEDRSLTDPYVGGTNLIRQNGNRWIGTGHHAIMTDAAGRDFIVYHAIDRKNPWLNQPFGVNRRPMLIDRIDWIDGWPRARAGAGPSVTAQPAPVTGSGLGITADDPAAGGLRGLRGGPQDPQAGATARLTGSARTVQQAAADSVLFTADLDSVTDRTSVRFGSTGNRVTVSVDPDRSELVVRVDTGDQTRIGRDRLVGALSDRTGWQRLTVRVEGRNVQAWLSESGLADPGAEVRLTADDLDLPIAPVQFTGAALIDNLTIRPVAAQATELVPTPERGALISSDEFTGDDLADWSWVRPEASSAEVTDGRLSWPVQDGDLSDPDNRGAVLLHKPLAEPDADWMVETRLDLDLGEDEVRNFQQAGLVAYRSDTDFARLDKVAIAGTRATEFGRLLVGSGDGRTAWGAAIEATPSRGSTWLRLAHHRNAAGEHQFRSAVSTDGEQWTWGAVWTFSDGTVPRIGLVTQGGSEPATTAAFDYVRFYSASWPG; encoded by the coding sequence ATGATCAATCTCCGCCAACTGCTGATCATCGCGGTAGCCGCCGCGTCCATGATCAGCTTTGCGCTGCTGCCGGTCGCGGCAGCACCTCCCAGCGGTCCCGCGTCAGCGGCAGCGTCGACCTATCGCAACGCCGTCAGCGATGCCTTCTCCGACACATTCGCCGATCCGTCGGTGATCCAGGGCAAGGACGGCTGGTGGTATGCGTTCGCCACCGCCGACCCGCTGTACGAGGGGCAGCCGTCCGGTGCCATGCACATCGCGCGGACCAAGGACTGGTCGCACTGGGACTACCGCGGCACGGTCTTCGACGACGACAACCGGCCGTCCTACGCCGAACCCGACGCCGGGCTCTGGGCACCGGACATCCGCTACATCGACGGTCGCTACGTGCTCTACTTCACCGTCACCGACACCACCCTGAACGACGGCGGCGACCCCGGCGTCGGCGTCGCCACGGCCGACTCCCCGGAGGGGCCGTGGCAACCGACCGACGAGCCGATCATCGCCCCGCGGGAACGCGACGACGGCAGTTTCCTGGGCACCATCGACCCGGCGGGTTTCACCGACGTCGACGGCCAGAACTATCTCTACTTCGGCGGCTACAACGGAGGCTTCTGGGGGACCAAGATCAGTTCCGACGGACTGACCACCGAGTCCGGCGACTACACCCAGGTGACGGCCACCGACCGCTACGAAGGCGGCTACGTCGTGCGGCACGACGGGTGGTACTACTTCATGGGCTCCTCGGCCAACTGCTGCGCCGGTCCGGCGACCGGCTATACCGTCTACACCGGACGATCGCGATCGCCGCTCGGCCCTTTCACCGACGCCGAGGATCGGTCGCTGACCGATCCGTACGTCGGTGGCACCAACCTGATCAGACAGAACGGGAACCGATGGATCGGCACCGGTCACCACGCGATCATGACCGATGCGGCCGGACGGGATTTCATCGTCTACCACGCCATCGATCGCAAGAACCCGTGGCTGAATCAGCCGTTCGGGGTGAACCGGCGACCGATGCTGATCGATCGGATCGACTGGATCGACGGCTGGCCCCGCGCTCGTGCCGGTGCCGGCCCGTCCGTCACCGCGCAACCGGCGCCGGTGACCGGCTCCGGGCTGGGGATCACCGCCGACGATCCGGCAGCGGGCGGGCTCCGAGGCTTGCGCGGCGGACCGCAGGATCCGCAGGCCGGCGCAACCGCCCGGTTGACCGGCTCGGCGCGGACCGTGCAGCAGGCAGCCGCCGACAGCGTGCTGTTCACCGCTGATCTGGACAGCGTGACCGATCGGACCTCGGTCCGCTTCGGTTCGACCGGCAACCGGGTCACCGTCAGCGTCGACCCCGACCGGTCGGAACTGGTCGTCCGGGTGGACACCGGTGACCAGACCAGGATCGGCCGCGACCGGCTCGTCGGTGCTCTGTCCGATCGCACCGGCTGGCAACGGCTGACCGTCCGGGTCGAGGGCAGGAATGTCCAAGCCTGGTTGAGCGAATCAGGTTTGGCCGATCCGGGAGCCGAGGTCAGGCTGACCGCCGATGATCTTGATTTGCCGATCGCTCCGGTCCAGTTCACCGGGGCGGCGCTGATCGACAACCTGACCATCCGTCCGGTGGCCGCGCAGGCGACAGAGCTGGTCCCGACCCCCGAGCGGGGAGCGCTGATCAGCAGCGACGAGTTCACCGGTGATGATCTTGCCGACTGGAGCTGGGTGCGCCCCGAGGCGTCGTCGGCCGAGGTCACCGACGGGCGACTCAGCTGGCCGGTCCAGGACGGTGATCTGTCCGACCCCGACAACCGGGGTGCGGTGTTGCTGCACAAGCCGTTGGCCGAGCCGGACGCCGACTGGATGGTGGAAACCAGGCTCGATCTCGATCTCGGTGAGGACGAGGTGCGCAACTTCCAGCAGGCCGGGCTGGTGGCCTATCGCAGCGACACCGACTTCGCCCGGCTGGACAAGGTGGCGATCGCCGGCACCCGGGCGACCGAGTTCGGCCGATTGCTGGTCGGTTCCGGCGACGGCCGGACCGCCTGGGGTGCGGCCATCGAAGCCACCCCGAGCCGTGGCAGCACGTGGCTGCGGTTGGCCCACCACCGCAACGCCGCCGGCGAGCACCAGTTCCGGTCCGCGGTGAGCACCGACGGCGAGCAGTGGACCTGGGGAGCGGTCTGGACCTTCAGCGACGGCACGGTGCCGCGGATCGGGCTGGTCACCCAGGGCGGCTCGGAGCCGGCGACCACCGCCGCCTTCGACTACGTCCGCTTCTACAGCGCCAGCTGGCCGGGCTGA
- the arfA gene encoding arabinosylfuranosidase ArfA, translated as MDAGPAASSKIKIDPMFVVGGLNRRLFGSFVEHLGRCVYTGIYEPDHPTADSHGFRSDVAELITELGPTIVRYPGGNFVSAYDWRDGIGPKQDRPVRYDLAWNVKETNQVGTDEFLQWSARLGLEPMMAVNLGTAGVREAVELLQYVNAEPGLALSDERGRNGQVEPYDVRVWCLGNEMDGPWQIGFKTPEEYGRLAEETGRAMKRFDRDLELVACGSSGRGMPTFGSWERIVLERCFDHVEHISAHAYYEPTDGDEQSFLASAEDMDRFISSVVATADHVAATRKSDKKITISFDEWNVWFAERNADHEPGTEAEEIYDVSEAVVVGSLLIELIRHTDRVAVACQAQLVNLLAPILTRPGGPAWRQTIFHPFALTSRHAAPVVLAEAGDGPVINTARYGAVDQLHSVTTHDPDTGAVVIFAVNRSIDTPLGFEVDLGGFAVEQWQLVEHLVITDQDPHARNTETEPDRVRPVAGNARLADGRLIADLPAISWHCIRLAPA; from the coding sequence ATGGACGCGGGTCCCGCGGCCAGCAGCAAGATCAAGATCGATCCGATGTTCGTTGTCGGGGGACTCAACCGCAGGTTGTTCGGGTCCTTCGTCGAGCATCTGGGCCGATGCGTTTACACCGGCATCTATGAGCCCGATCATCCGACCGCCGACAGTCACGGCTTCCGGTCCGACGTCGCGGAGTTGATCACCGAACTCGGACCCACGATCGTCCGTTACCCGGGTGGCAACTTCGTCTCCGCCTACGACTGGCGGGACGGGATCGGGCCGAAGCAGGATCGACCGGTCCGCTACGACCTGGCCTGGAACGTCAAGGAGACCAATCAGGTCGGCACCGACGAGTTCCTGCAGTGGAGCGCCCGGCTCGGACTGGAGCCGATGATGGCGGTCAACCTCGGCACCGCGGGTGTCCGGGAGGCCGTCGAGCTGTTGCAGTACGTCAACGCCGAGCCTGGCCTGGCGCTGTCCGACGAACGCGGCCGCAACGGGCAGGTCGAGCCGTACGACGTCCGGGTCTGGTGTCTGGGCAACGAGATGGACGGCCCCTGGCAGATCGGCTTCAAGACCCCGGAGGAGTACGGCCGGTTGGCCGAGGAGACCGGCCGCGCGATGAAACGCTTCGACCGCGATCTCGAACTGGTCGCGTGCGGCTCCAGCGGCCGCGGGATGCCGACCTTCGGTAGCTGGGAACGGATCGTTCTGGAACGCTGCTTCGACCACGTCGAACACATCTCCGCGCACGCCTACTACGAGCCGACCGACGGTGACGAGCAGTCCTTCCTGGCCAGTGCCGAAGACATGGACCGCTTCATCTCGTCTGTGGTGGCGACCGCCGATCATGTCGCGGCGACCCGCAAGTCGGACAAGAAGATCACCATCAGCTTCGACGAGTGGAATGTCTGGTTTGCCGAGCGCAATGCCGATCATGAGCCGGGCACCGAGGCCGAGGAGATCTACGACGTCTCCGAGGCCGTGGTGGTCGGCAGCCTGCTGATCGAACTGATCCGGCACACCGACCGGGTCGCCGTGGCCTGTCAGGCCCAGTTGGTCAACCTGCTGGCACCGATCCTGACCCGGCCGGGTGGGCCGGCCTGGCGGCAGACGATCTTCCATCCCTTTGCGTTGACCAGTCGGCATGCCGCCCCGGTGGTGCTGGCCGAGGCGGGCGACGGGCCGGTGATCAACACCGCCCGCTACGGCGCGGTCGATCAACTGCACAGTGTCACCACCCACGACCCGGACACCGGCGCGGTGGTGATCTTCGCGGTCAACCGAAGCATCGACACGCCGCTCGGATTCGAGGTCGACCTCGGCGGCTTCGCGGTCGAGCAGTGGCAGCTCGTCGAGCACCTGGTGATCACCGACCAGGACCCGCATGCCCGCAACACCGAGACCGAACCGGACAGGGTCCGTCCGGTTGCCGGCAATGCCCGTCTCGCGGACGGCCGGCTGATCGCCGATCTACCCGCCATTTCCTGGCACTGCATCAGACTGGCTCCGGCCTGA
- a CDS encoding ABC transporter substrate-binding protein encodes MIRPHTPAGRSPIDTERDTAPAIGRRTLLGGTLAAGLGLTAAACSPGSAGRPGQQTAPKEGDGGAQGYDGPAVELAFWHGLTGGDGPIMKQLTDRFTEEFPKITIKQQAIAWDQYYEKLPAAVSQGKGPDIAIMHIDRVATNAARQVIQPLDDVNKALGLGEGDYVPIAWRGGQYDNKHWSVPLDVHCAGLYYNTKTMEKVGLDPEQPPTTADEYLNALDKAKSKGIQGMWVSALSASGLLAQTLVYQFGGRMVADDGSAVEFASDAGVQAVDWLKMLIKEGYSPAKAAADGDVVSFQNDKSLFMFNGSWMVTPLNDVKKLEWDATVVPNIGGTQAVWSGSHQMVLPANKGGDENKSEAGRVFLNWLSKHSLDWADAGQVPARNDVRENAKFADKGPVVDFAKQLDYIHFTPPVPGITDCLVDWAPAVNAAMLGKKETKAALEAAQAKGNKILEQNKKKYG; translated from the coding sequence ATGATCAGACCCCATACCCCTGCCGGCAGGAGCCCGATCGACACCGAGCGCGATACTGCGCCGGCCATCGGGCGTCGGACACTTCTCGGCGGGACACTCGCCGCCGGACTCGGCCTCACAGCCGCTGCTTGTAGCCCGGGCTCGGCCGGGCGACCCGGCCAACAGACCGCACCCAAGGAAGGCGACGGCGGCGCCCAGGGCTACGACGGTCCGGCTGTCGAGCTCGCCTTCTGGCACGGCCTCACCGGTGGTGACGGCCCGATCATGAAGCAGCTCACCGACCGCTTCACCGAGGAGTTCCCCAAGATCACGATCAAACAGCAGGCGATCGCCTGGGACCAGTACTACGAGAAGCTGCCGGCCGCGGTCAGCCAGGGCAAGGGCCCGGACATCGCGATCATGCACATCGACCGGGTGGCCACCAACGCCGCCCGGCAGGTGATCCAGCCGCTGGACGACGTCAACAAGGCACTCGGACTCGGTGAGGGCGACTACGTCCCGATCGCCTGGCGCGGCGGTCAGTACGACAACAAGCACTGGAGCGTTCCGCTCGATGTGCACTGTGCCGGGCTGTACTACAACACGAAGACGATGGAGAAGGTCGGTCTCGACCCGGAGCAGCCACCGACCACTGCCGACGAATACCTGAACGCCCTGGACAAGGCGAAGTCCAAGGGGATCCAGGGCATGTGGGTGTCGGCCCTCAGCGCCTCCGGACTGCTGGCCCAGACGCTGGTCTACCAGTTCGGCGGCAGGATGGTCGCCGACGACGGCTCGGCGGTCGAATTCGCCTCCGACGCCGGGGTGCAGGCCGTCGACTGGCTGAAGATGTTGATCAAGGAGGGCTACAGCCCGGCCAAGGCGGCCGCCGACGGCGATGTGGTCTCCTTCCAGAACGACAAGTCGCTGTTCATGTTCAACGGCTCCTGGATGGTGACACCGCTGAACGACGTCAAGAAGCTGGAATGGGATGCCACCGTGGTGCCCAACATCGGCGGCACCCAGGCGGTCTGGTCCGGATCGCACCAGATGGTGTTACCGGCCAACAAGGGCGGCGACGAGAACAAGTCCGAGGCCGGCCGAGTGTTCCTGAACTGGCTGTCCAAACACTCTCTGGACTGGGCCGATGCCGGCCAGGTCCCGGCCCGCAACGATGTCCGGGAGAACGCGAAGTTCGCCGACAAGGGACCGGTGGTCGACTTCGCCAAGCAGCTGGACTACATCCACTTCACCCCGCCGGTGCCGGGCATCACCGACTGCCTGGTCGACTGGGCGCCGGCGGTGAATGCGGCGATGCTCGGCAAGAAGGAGACCAAGGCCGCGCTGGAAGCTGCCCAGGCCAAGGGCAACAAGATCCTCGAGCAGAACAAGAAGAAGTACGGATGA
- a CDS encoding carbohydrate ABC transporter permease → MTTATAPGSVTGVATTTPGKPTRGKIRYHHPITPYLFVLPFVLLLLTFVIGPAVFGIWISLHAWDYMLPERPFIGLKNYSDLFNPESVIYESFWHGMRATAIFTVVSVPFLVLCPLVVALVLNRKFPGRNVFRAIIFAPFVLGIAIVGLLWNYLLDTQFGLINAVLGLVGIHPVGWTQEQPAAWAAMVGMTVWWTLGFNCVIYLAGLQSLPEEHYEAAELDGAGAWGKFRYITIPGLRNIFVFVITMTVLASANMFGQSYLVTNGGPGDSTRTALMVMTEEGLRRFQMGTASAMSYLLAIFLAIISILNFGLLRERKS, encoded by the coding sequence ATGACCACCGCGACCGCGCCGGGGTCGGTGACGGGGGTCGCGACCACGACGCCTGGTAAGCCGACCCGCGGCAAGATCCGCTACCACCATCCGATCACGCCGTACCTGTTCGTGCTCCCGTTCGTGCTGCTGCTGTTGACGTTCGTGATCGGCCCCGCGGTGTTCGGGATCTGGATCAGCCTGCACGCCTGGGACTACATGCTGCCGGAGAGGCCGTTCATCGGATTGAAGAACTACAGCGACCTGTTCAATCCGGAGTCGGTGATCTACGAGTCGTTCTGGCACGGGATGCGGGCAACGGCGATCTTCACCGTCGTGTCGGTGCCGTTCTTGGTGCTCTGCCCGCTGGTGGTCGCGCTGGTGCTGAACCGGAAGTTCCCCGGTCGTAACGTCTTCCGGGCGATCATCTTCGCGCCGTTCGTCCTCGGGATTGCGATCGTCGGCCTGCTGTGGAACTACCTGTTGGACACCCAGTTCGGGTTGATCAACGCCGTCCTCGGCCTGGTCGGGATCCATCCGGTCGGCTGGACCCAGGAGCAACCGGCGGCCTGGGCGGCGATGGTCGGCATGACGGTCTGGTGGACGCTCGGCTTCAACTGCGTGATCTACCTGGCCGGGCTGCAGTCGCTGCCGGAGGAACACTACGAGGCGGCCGAACTGGACGGGGCCGGCGCCTGGGGGAAGTTCCGCTACATCACCATTCCCGGGTTGCGGAACATCTTCGTCTTTGTGATCACGATGACCGTGCTGGCCAGTGCCAACATGTTCGGCCAGTCCTATCTGGTCACCAACGGCGGCCCCGGTGACAGCACCCGGACCGCACTGATGGTGATGACCGAGGAAGGTCTACGCCGGTTCCAGATGGGGACGGCGTCGGCGATGTCGTACCTGCTGGCGATCTTCCTGGCGATCATCTCGATCTTGAACTTCGGACTGTTGCGGGAGCGGAAATCATGA
- a CDS encoding carbohydrate ABC transporter permease, with protein sequence MTAVREVATDSTTTDRRSPGPHRRAYRRDRNGPLFWIAIVLLSLIFVVPILWMYLTSFRTEADARTIPVKFIPDELTLRAYRFVFVDSENPVLRWALNSLVAASLHCVLVLAVSSLAAYALARMQFRGRKVLFVVLIATMFIPGFVFLMPNYLLMDTLSWTDTIWALVVPGAAGAFNVFFLRQFFLSIPRELEETALIDGANSWVIFTRIVLPLAKPALVTLTVLAFLANWNDFIWPIFVLFSPERLTLAPGLATLQGAESTDYPVVMAGATIASIPVLILYVVLQRYIIEGVATSGIKG encoded by the coding sequence ATGACCGCCGTACGAGAGGTTGCCACCGATTCGACCACGACCGATCGCCGGTCGCCCGGACCACATCGTCGGGCCTATCGCCGCGATCGGAACGGACCGCTGTTCTGGATCGCGATCGTGCTGCTGTCGTTGATCTTCGTGGTGCCGATCCTGTGGATGTATCTGACCTCGTTCCGGACCGAGGCCGACGCCCGGACCATCCCGGTGAAGTTCATCCCCGACGAGTTGACCCTGCGGGCCTACCGGTTCGTCTTTGTCGACAGCGAGAATCCGGTGCTCCGCTGGGCCCTGAACTCGCTGGTAGCGGCGTCGTTGCACTGTGTGCTGGTGTTGGCGGTGTCGTCGCTGGCGGCCTATGCACTGGCCAGGATGCAGTTCCGGGGTCGCAAGGTGCTGTTCGTGGTGTTGATCGCCACCATGTTCATCCCGGGTTTCGTCTTCTTGATGCCGAACTACCTGCTGATGGACACGCTGTCCTGGACCGACACCATCTGGGCGCTGGTCGTCCCGGGGGCCGCCGGTGCCTTCAATGTGTTCTTCCTGCGGCAGTTCTTCCTGTCCATCCCGCGGGAGTTGGAGGAGACCGCGTTGATCGACGGCGCGAACTCCTGGGTGATCTTCACCCGGATCGTGTTGCCGTTGGCCAAGCCGGCCCTGGTCACCCTGACGGTGCTGGCGTTCCTGGCCAACTGGAACGACTTCATCTGGCCGATCTTCGTGCTCTTCTCACCGGAACGGTTGACCCTGGCGCCCGGCCTGGCGACCCTGCAGGGAGCGGAGTCGACCGATTATCCGGTGGTGATGGCCGGCGCCACCATCGCCTCCATCCCGGTGTTGATCTTGTACGTCGTCCTGCAGCGCTACATCATCGAGGGCGTCGCCACCAGCGGCATCAAGGGCTGA